In Pseudovibrio brasiliensis, the following are encoded in one genomic region:
- a CDS encoding M20 aminoacylase family protein, with protein MSSIEEQVIAWRHHLHQTPEFGFEEVKTSDFIARKLEEFGIEVHRKIGRTGLVGVLKCGESDRSIGLRADMDALKVTEENDFAYKSQTDGMMHACGHDGHTTMLLGAAHELATHRNFDGMVYFIFQPGEEHGVGAKAMIEDGLFDRFKIDAIYAMHNLPGVPEGHFVTNPGSIMASESSFEIEIIATGGHAAMPHMGTDPIVVGAQIVLALQTITSRNLSSIHEPAVISVTEFTTNGTTNVIPSSATIKGDTRCFTDEALAKIEAAIERVVAGQCVSAGVEYKYSFQNTFLSTINTPKETAVAVRVAKAIAGEGNVDGEAPPFTISEDFSFMQRKIPSCYVLVGNGQEGEKGGTALHKPFYDFNDNILMTGVRFWSELVSDQLTKV; from the coding sequence ATGAGCAGTATTGAAGAACAAGTCATCGCATGGCGCCATCATTTACATCAAACGCCAGAGTTTGGGTTTGAAGAAGTGAAGACTTCTGATTTCATTGCCCGTAAACTGGAAGAGTTTGGCATTGAAGTTCACCGCAAAATTGGCCGTACGGGTCTGGTTGGAGTGCTTAAATGTGGCGAGAGTGACCGTTCAATTGGCCTACGCGCGGATATGGATGCTCTCAAGGTTACAGAGGAAAATGACTTCGCCTATAAATCCCAAACAGATGGGATGATGCATGCTTGCGGTCATGATGGGCATACCACCATGCTGTTGGGCGCAGCTCATGAACTTGCCACACACAGGAACTTCGACGGCATGGTCTATTTCATCTTTCAGCCGGGTGAAGAGCACGGTGTTGGTGCAAAGGCAATGATCGAAGATGGTCTGTTTGACCGTTTCAAGATAGATGCCATTTATGCCATGCATAACCTGCCGGGCGTCCCAGAAGGGCACTTCGTAACCAATCCGGGCTCAATCATGGCTTCTGAGAGTAGCTTTGAAATCGAGATCATTGCAACGGGTGGTCACGCTGCTATGCCTCATATGGGCACAGATCCAATTGTTGTTGGCGCACAAATTGTTTTGGCTTTGCAAACAATCACTAGCCGAAACTTGAGTTCAATTCATGAGCCAGCTGTGATCTCGGTAACTGAGTTTACTACCAATGGCACCACGAACGTCATACCATCCTCTGCAACAATCAAAGGGGATACTAGGTGCTTTACAGATGAGGCTCTGGCAAAGATTGAGGCTGCAATTGAACGTGTTGTAGCAGGTCAGTGCGTTTCAGCTGGCGTGGAATACAAGTACAGTTTCCAAAACACATTCCTCTCCACCATTAATACGCCAAAGGAAACGGCCGTTGCTGTTCGAGTTGCAAAAGCTATCGCCGGAGAAGGCAATGTAGATGGCGAGGCGCCTCCATTCACGATCTCAGAAGACTTCTCCTTTATGCAGCGCAAAATCCCAAGCTGTTATGTTCTCGTGGGTAATGGACAAGAGGGCGAAAAAGGCGGCACTGCGTTGCATAAACCTTTTTACGACTTCAATGACAATATCCTTATGACAGGTGTTCGCTTCTGGTCTGAGCTTGTAAGTGATCAACTCACAAAGGTGTAA
- a CDS encoding LysR substrate-binding domain-containing protein has protein sequence MAYPSLNSLRTFEAAARLLSFNKAAHELCISPSAVSHQVRQLEQQLNTKLFTRIERGVTLTPIGEYYFSNVQQGIQILLRATDVVMDPKRSRTIKMSVVPFFATRWLMPRLESFQLRYPDWELAIQTSTQKSDFGTEDLDLVIRRGKGSWPDLTSKLILSETLTPVCSPQMSKSISNLTDLAQAPLLYNTQVLTEWAEFFSYLGEPLNVPTARLEFQNSSQILEACSTGIGVALMDPTLIQDELKTNRLTQLLGLTVPSLRNYYLVYPDKQRERKGLQVFLNWIEGSSTCE, from the coding sequence TTGGCTTATCCATCTCTCAACAGTCTGCGGACATTTGAAGCTGCTGCCCGGCTTTTAAGCTTTAATAAGGCTGCACATGAGCTGTGTATCAGCCCCTCAGCGGTTAGCCATCAGGTTCGCCAACTTGAACAACAACTTAATACCAAGCTGTTCACCCGTATCGAACGAGGTGTAACCCTTACGCCAATTGGTGAGTATTACTTCAGCAATGTACAGCAAGGGATCCAAATCCTTCTGCGAGCGACAGATGTAGTAATGGACCCAAAACGTAGCCGTACAATCAAGATGTCGGTAGTGCCATTTTTTGCTACGAGATGGCTGATGCCCCGGCTCGAGAGCTTTCAGTTGCGCTATCCGGACTGGGAACTCGCCATCCAGACCAGCACTCAAAAATCAGATTTCGGAACAGAAGATCTGGACCTCGTCATTCGCCGCGGAAAAGGCAGTTGGCCGGATCTCACATCAAAACTGATCTTGAGCGAAACACTCACACCAGTTTGCTCCCCTCAGATGAGCAAATCCATCTCAAACCTAACCGATCTTGCTCAAGCGCCCCTTCTTTACAACACGCAGGTTCTAACAGAGTGGGCTGAATTCTTCTCCTACCTTGGAGAACCCCTCAACGTTCCCACCGCACGCCTAGAGTTCCAGAACAGCTCCCAAATCCTGGAAGCTTGCTCTACTGGTATTGGCGTTGCTCTGATGGACCCAACACTTATTCAAGATGAACTAAAAACAAACCGCCTCACTCAGCTTCTTGGCCTCACCGTGCCAAGCTTGCGAAACTATTATCTGGTTTACCCAGACAAACAACGAGAGAGAAAAGGACTGCAGGTTTTTCTGAATTGGATTGAAGGGAGTTCAACTTGTGAGTAA
- a CDS encoding aldehyde dehydrogenase (NADP(+)): MGNLTGKLLINGEWIISTQSGTFYAENPATSEKLPAAFSQATSEHVEAAVDAATDAFAVYSEISAEKRAGFLEAIAGAMERTADQIVERAGLETGLSDIRLRGELGRTTGQLRLFANLLKRGDWQRPVIDSADPDRQPMAKPDIRLTQIPLGPVVVFAASNFPLAFSTAGGDTASALAAGCPVIVKAHSAHPGTSELVANCILSAIEEIGVPAGTFALLHGPGRSLGSALVQHPGIKAGGFTGSVAGGRALFELAVQRPEPIPFFGELGSTNPVFLLDEALAHKSESIAQMFVGAMTLGAGQFCTNPGILVAKQSDATTSFCELAASLIAEQGPQTMLTSGICASYREGNSQRQEEVTVRVLAQAPNVRGNEAQPVLMSVSAVDYLANPQLQEEIFGPSTLLVLCANDEEMQKVAASFHGHLTCSIFAEEADVKASVELTSTLQHKVGRIVFNGFGTGVEVCAGMSHGGPYPSSTNVQSTSVGERAIDRFVRPLCFQNTPDSLLPDELKDANPLGVLRLVDGEWTTKTL, translated from the coding sequence ATGGGGAACCTGACAGGCAAACTTCTGATAAATGGTGAGTGGATCATCAGCACACAATCGGGAACTTTTTACGCTGAGAACCCGGCGACCAGTGAGAAACTTCCAGCCGCATTCTCTCAGGCGACATCAGAGCATGTTGAAGCGGCGGTGGATGCTGCAACAGATGCGTTTGCTGTTTACTCAGAGATCTCTGCTGAAAAGCGAGCAGGTTTTCTGGAAGCCATTGCTGGTGCAATGGAGCGTACCGCAGATCAGATTGTAGAACGGGCAGGGTTGGAAACAGGCCTTTCGGACATACGTCTGCGTGGTGAGCTTGGTCGCACCACCGGGCAATTGCGCTTGTTTGCGAACCTATTGAAGCGGGGAGATTGGCAGAGGCCAGTCATTGACAGTGCTGATCCGGATCGACAACCAATGGCAAAACCGGACATCCGGCTCACACAAATCCCGCTCGGTCCTGTTGTTGTGTTTGCTGCAAGCAATTTTCCGTTGGCGTTCTCGACAGCCGGTGGAGACACAGCTTCTGCATTGGCTGCCGGATGTCCGGTAATTGTGAAAGCACACTCTGCTCATCCGGGAACCTCAGAACTTGTTGCGAACTGCATTCTTTCGGCAATTGAGGAAATTGGCGTGCCGGCAGGGACGTTTGCATTGCTTCATGGCCCGGGTAGAAGCCTTGGTTCTGCGCTCGTGCAACACCCTGGGATCAAAGCTGGTGGTTTCACAGGTTCTGTTGCGGGCGGTAGGGCCCTGTTTGAACTTGCAGTACAGCGCCCTGAACCAATTCCGTTTTTCGGTGAGCTTGGGTCAACTAATCCGGTGTTTTTGTTGGATGAAGCCCTTGCACACAAGAGTGAATCCATTGCCCAGATGTTCGTTGGTGCAATGACGCTGGGTGCAGGGCAGTTCTGCACAAATCCCGGAATTTTGGTCGCTAAACAAAGTGATGCAACCACTTCATTTTGTGAGTTGGCTGCAAGTCTGATTGCTGAGCAAGGTCCGCAGACTATGCTCACCTCTGGAATCTGTGCAAGCTATCGTGAAGGGAACAGTCAGCGGCAAGAGGAAGTGACTGTTCGTGTTCTTGCTCAGGCACCAAACGTCAGAGGCAATGAGGCACAGCCTGTTTTGATGAGTGTGTCAGCAGTTGACTATCTCGCAAACCCGCAGTTGCAGGAGGAAATCTTTGGGCCTTCGACCTTGCTTGTGCTTTGCGCGAATGATGAGGAAATGCAAAAGGTCGCGGCAAGTTTCCATGGCCATTTGACTTGTTCAATCTTCGCGGAGGAGGCTGATGTCAAAGCAAGTGTAGAGCTGACAAGCACGCTGCAACACAAAGTCGGACGGATTGTCTTCAATGGTTTTGGGACTGGCGTTGAAGTCTGCGCTGGGATGTCTCACGGTGGGCCATACCCATCTAGCACCAATGTGCAGTCAACGTCTGTTGGGGAACGTGCCATTGACCGCTTTGTGCGCCCATTGTGTTTTCAGAATACCCCGGACAGCTTACTGCCAGATGAGCTGAAAGACGCAAACCCGCTCGGAGTTTTACGCCTGGTCGATGGTGAATGGACCACGAAAACACTCTAG
- a CDS encoding proline racemase family protein, with protein MKLNNMITVVGAHAEGEVGRVITGGLLPPPGATMLDKLNSMENEMDWVRQMLLSDPRGSVNTSINYITPPCHPDADFGMIVMESDYYVHMSGSNLICTVTAALETGMVPMAEPFTKVVVDTPAGLVHVTAECENGKCRRISFDNIPSFVMHRDRIIDVPGFGSRRVDVSYGGMIYVIAEAAEFGFSLHPSEARDLVEIGEILKKAAAEQLPSVHPEIPEIHTVNQTQFAGPVEVANGVKTSKNAVIVSPGRLDRCPCGTGSSARLALLHARGEISVGEKFVHRSILDTKFECQILDTTQVGHSDAVKPQIKGRAWLTGISQYGVDPEDPFPTGYRLADTWFK; from the coding sequence ATGAAACTGAATAATATGATTACGGTCGTGGGCGCCCACGCAGAAGGTGAAGTTGGGCGTGTAATCACAGGCGGTCTGCTCCCTCCTCCGGGTGCAACCATGCTCGATAAGCTCAACAGTATGGAAAATGAAATGGATTGGGTTCGGCAAATGCTACTCTCCGATCCACGCGGCAGCGTAAACACCTCCATAAACTACATCACGCCACCGTGTCATCCAGATGCAGATTTCGGCATGATCGTTATGGAGTCAGACTATTACGTTCATATGTCCGGCTCAAACCTCATTTGCACTGTAACAGCTGCACTTGAAACTGGCATGGTGCCGATGGCTGAACCCTTCACAAAAGTGGTGGTTGATACTCCAGCAGGCCTCGTGCACGTAACAGCAGAATGCGAAAACGGGAAATGCCGCAGGATTTCTTTCGATAACATTCCATCATTTGTCATGCACCGTGATCGCATCATTGACGTACCAGGTTTCGGTTCCAGACGTGTTGATGTCTCCTATGGTGGCATGATCTACGTGATTGCAGAGGCCGCAGAGTTTGGCTTTTCACTACATCCGTCGGAAGCGCGTGATCTTGTCGAGATTGGCGAAATCTTGAAGAAAGCTGCCGCAGAACAGCTTCCTTCTGTACATCCAGAAATTCCGGAAATCCATACAGTCAATCAGACACAGTTCGCTGGCCCTGTAGAGGTCGCGAACGGCGTTAAAACCTCAAAAAATGCCGTAATTGTCTCTCCGGGTCGATTGGATCGCTGCCCATGCGGGACTGGATCCTCTGCCCGCCTGGCTTTGCTCCATGCAAGAGGTGAAATCAGCGTCGGTGAAAAGTTTGTCCATCGTTCCATTCTGGACACAAAGTTCGAATGTCAGATCCTTGATACTACGCAGGTTGGTCATTCGGATGCGGTTAAGCCTCAAATTAAAGGCCGCGCGTGGCTAACTGGCATTTCTCAGTACGGCGTGGACCCTGAAGACCCATTCCCAACGGGTTACCGGCTCGCCGATACATGGTTTAAATAA
- a CDS encoding 4-hydroxyproline epimerase → MRHTFSCIDGHTCGNPCRVVTGGAPELNGESLADFRQDFLQNHDWVRQGLMFEPRGHDVMSGVILYPPKRSDCDIGYLFIETSGCLPMCGHDTIGATTYAIEEGLVSPHVPGKLAIETPAGRVDAEYSVKEGHVEEVRIFNVASYLHVSDLAVEVEGIGKLTFDIAYGGNFYAIIEPQENWAGLDAQSPSELVGLSQKVRKAIQEVTEPVHLEDPRIKGVSHVMWCDSPRSEQADARNAVFYGDKAIDRSPCGTGSSARMAQLFARGTLKCGDHFVHESIIGTLYNCKVESVGKIGEILCIYPSIGGWSRITGHNTIYIDDRDPFAHGFQLS, encoded by the coding sequence ATGCGTCACACATTCTCTTGTATCGACGGTCATACCTGTGGCAACCCATGTCGGGTTGTCACGGGAGGCGCCCCCGAGCTGAACGGTGAAAGCCTGGCAGACTTCCGCCAGGACTTTCTCCAAAACCACGATTGGGTGCGCCAGGGCCTTATGTTCGAGCCGCGCGGGCATGATGTCATGTCAGGCGTCATCCTGTATCCGCCCAAACGATCTGATTGCGATATTGGATATCTCTTCATAGAGACCAGCGGTTGCTTGCCCATGTGCGGCCACGACACCATTGGTGCTACCACGTACGCCATTGAAGAAGGACTTGTTTCACCGCACGTCCCCGGCAAGCTGGCAATAGAAACGCCCGCCGGACGTGTAGATGCTGAATACTCGGTGAAAGAAGGCCATGTTGAAGAAGTTCGCATCTTCAATGTTGCCTCCTATCTCCACGTCAGTGACTTAGCTGTTGAGGTGGAGGGGATTGGCAAACTCACCTTTGACATCGCTTATGGTGGCAACTTTTACGCAATCATAGAACCGCAAGAGAACTGGGCGGGACTTGATGCTCAATCACCATCCGAACTCGTCGGGCTGAGTCAAAAAGTCAGAAAGGCGATCCAGGAAGTGACTGAGCCTGTACACCTTGAGGATCCAAGGATTAAGGGTGTCAGCCATGTTATGTGGTGTGATTCACCACGCAGTGAGCAAGCAGACGCACGCAATGCGGTCTTTTATGGCGACAAAGCCATCGACCGTTCGCCATGCGGGACCGGTTCCTCTGCACGTATGGCCCAACTATTTGCACGTGGCACCCTCAAATGTGGTGATCACTTCGTACATGAAAGCATCATCGGCACTCTGTACAATTGCAAAGTCGAGAGTGTCGGCAAGATTGGTGAGATCCTTTGCATCTACCCAAGCATTGGTGGTTGGTCACGTATCACAGGCCATAACACCATTTACATTGATGACCGTGACCCATTCGCTCATGGGTTCCAACTCAGCTGA
- a CDS encoding amino acid ABC transporter ATP-binding protein has product MIEIKNLQKSFGQHHVIKGIDLTIDKGEVLCLIGGSGSGKSTMLQCINGLHSIDDGKVLVDEIDVFDKATDLNKLREKIGIVFQQYNAFPHLSAIENVALSPRVVKGMKRKDTLDLAAKHLEHVGLGDKLNHYPSQLSGGQQQRLAIARALAMEPEYMLFDEVTSALDPELVGEVLDTMRMLKDEGMTMIIVTHEIPFAREASDRVAFFDQGKICEIGDARQVINDPRELRTRQFLERVLH; this is encoded by the coding sequence ATGATCGAGATAAAAAACCTGCAAAAGTCCTTTGGTCAGCATCACGTGATCAAGGGTATCGATCTGACCATCGACAAAGGCGAAGTCCTATGTCTGATCGGTGGCTCTGGATCCGGAAAATCTACCATGCTTCAGTGCATCAATGGCCTGCATTCCATTGATGATGGCAAGGTTCTTGTCGACGAAATCGATGTGTTCGACAAAGCAACGGACCTGAACAAGCTTCGCGAAAAGATCGGCATTGTCTTTCAGCAATACAATGCCTTTCCGCATCTCAGTGCCATTGAAAATGTTGCTCTATCTCCGCGCGTTGTCAAAGGCATGAAACGCAAAGACACGTTGGATCTGGCAGCAAAGCATCTGGAGCATGTTGGGTTGGGCGACAAGCTGAACCATTATCCAAGCCAGCTTTCCGGCGGGCAACAGCAGCGCCTTGCCATTGCCCGCGCTCTGGCGATGGAACCAGAGTACATGCTGTTTGACGAGGTTACATCGGCGCTTGACCCTGAACTGGTTGGCGAAGTGCTGGATACCATGCGCATGTTGAAAGACGAAGGCATGACCATGATTATCGTCACACACGAAATCCCATTTGCCCGTGAAGCCAGTGACCGCGTGGCTTTCTTCGATCAAGGAAAAATCTGCGAAATTGGTGACGCCCGTCAGGTCATCAATGACCCGCGTGAGTTGAGGACGCGGCAGTTCCTTGAACGTGTACTCCACTAG
- a CDS encoding amino acid ABC transporter permease codes for MSAYSGLSWSDLLFLLDGASKTILLTALAALFGTVLGIALGWLRDSSRLVSWIVAPYVDVTRSVPLIIQFVLFNSFIAIAGYPLSPLWSGTIVLSSYMGVFTSEVVQAGLRAVRPELRRAGRSLGMGYWTEMRYVTAPLALRVVFPSWIGLVIGLTKDSALVGVIGYIELLRVSQILINRTNEAILILLGAGLFYFVICYPISRYSQTLERKLKQ; via the coding sequence ATGTCTGCTTACTCAGGCCTGTCATGGTCAGATTTGCTCTTCCTGCTGGATGGCGCAAGTAAAACAATCCTGTTAACAGCACTTGCGGCACTGTTTGGTACAGTGCTTGGCATAGCCTTGGGGTGGCTGCGAGATTCCAGCCGTTTGGTTAGCTGGATCGTTGCTCCCTATGTGGATGTGACACGCAGCGTTCCGCTCATCATCCAATTTGTGCTGTTCAACAGCTTCATCGCCATCGCCGGGTATCCGCTAAGCCCGCTATGGTCTGGCACAATTGTGCTCAGCTCCTACATGGGTGTCTTCACTTCAGAAGTTGTCCAGGCTGGATTGCGAGCCGTCAGACCAGAACTGCGCCGTGCAGGTCGTTCGCTCGGTATGGGTTACTGGACTGAAATGCGATACGTCACGGCCCCGCTCGCTTTACGGGTCGTCTTCCCAAGCTGGATTGGACTTGTGATTGGTCTGACCAAGGACAGCGCTCTTGTCGGTGTCATTGGTTACATTGAACTTCTTCGTGTCTCACAAATCCTGATCAACAGAACTAATGAAGCAATCCTGATCCTGCTCGGGGCCGGTCTGTTTTACTTCGTCATCTGCTACCCGATCTCACGGTACAGCCAGACACTTGAAAGGAAACTGAAGCAATGA
- a CDS encoding amino acid ABC transporter permease: MFGYSFHWRTVWQEIPQLAEGAIVTLQIAVFSMLIGITLAVLLAVARRNEGSIASRLASVWIEVARNTPCLLQIYLAYFGLGALGINISSYAAVLGAIAFNNAGYLAEILRGGFNAVPQTQYAAARSLGMNSFRVYSYVVLPQVFRVTFRPIMNQSMWALLNTSLGMVIGLKELTGATQFAQSRSFRTFEFFLVAAAMYYVIAKIILGLAALVQWRFLKGGR; the protein is encoded by the coding sequence ATGTTTGGCTACAGTTTTCACTGGAGGACGGTTTGGCAGGAAATCCCTCAGCTTGCAGAGGGTGCAATTGTCACCTTGCAGATCGCTGTATTCTCGATGCTGATCGGTATTACACTGGCTGTTTTGCTTGCAGTTGCACGCCGCAATGAGGGTTCCATAGCCAGCAGGTTGGCCTCTGTCTGGATCGAAGTTGCCAGAAACACGCCTTGCTTGCTTCAGATCTATCTCGCTTATTTCGGTCTCGGCGCTTTAGGGATAAACATATCCAGTTACGCAGCCGTCCTTGGCGCAATCGCATTTAACAATGCCGGTTATCTTGCTGAGATCCTGAGGGGCGGTTTCAACGCCGTACCGCAAACGCAATATGCAGCGGCGCGCTCCCTCGGCATGAACTCTTTTCGTGTCTACAGCTACGTCGTCTTGCCACAAGTGTTCCGTGTAACCTTCCGACCAATCATGAACCAGTCCATGTGGGCTCTCCTAAACACGTCACTGGGTATGGTGATCGGCCTCAAGGAACTTACTGGAGCAACCCAATTTGCCCAGTCCAGATCCTTCCGTACCTTCGAGTTCTTCCTCGTTGCAGCTGCTATGTACTATGTAATCGCCAAGATCATTCTGGGCCTCGCAGCACTCGTACAATGGCGTTTTCTTAAAGGAGGTCGCTGA
- a CDS encoding transporter substrate-binding domain-containing protein — protein MRKLIRNSIALCGAALMGIATVPAQADEIDDIIGKGTLRCGVMLDFPPAGYRNSSNRPDGFDVQYCKDMAKALGVEAEVVETPSPERVPALVSKRVDVMIASASNTLERAKTVAFTMPYVVYTNVVITQKDSSIESFEDLKGRSVGNVVGTTPEQSFLEYFEKWDDPNGNYTGFGSDAESYLAVSQGKVEAIIGSSAQAADLIASGNFPNLEIRAEAPFTVDLVSIAVNKNDHSLLRWANLFVWEQQKSGRYAELYKQYFRSDEVPALTIPNTYY, from the coding sequence ATGAGAAAACTGATCCGGAACTCTATTGCCCTTTGTGGTGCAGCTTTAATGGGCATCGCGACAGTACCTGCTCAGGCAGATGAAATTGACGATATCATCGGTAAGGGAACCTTGAGATGTGGCGTAATGCTGGACTTCCCACCCGCAGGTTATCGCAACTCAAGCAACAGGCCTGATGGTTTTGATGTTCAGTATTGCAAAGACATGGCGAAAGCGTTGGGAGTAGAAGCAGAGGTCGTTGAAACCCCTTCCCCAGAGCGTGTTCCGGCCCTTGTTTCCAAACGCGTGGATGTGATGATCGCATCTGCATCAAACACTCTTGAGCGTGCTAAGACCGTCGCATTTACAATGCCTTATGTGGTGTACACCAATGTTGTCATCACTCAGAAAGACAGCAGTATTGAGAGCTTTGAGGACCTTAAAGGGCGCTCCGTCGGTAACGTTGTTGGCACCACTCCGGAACAATCTTTCCTGGAGTATTTTGAGAAGTGGGATGATCCGAACGGCAACTACACAGGCTTTGGATCTGATGCTGAATCCTATCTGGCCGTCAGTCAGGGCAAGGTAGAAGCGATTATCGGCTCCAGTGCGCAGGCAGCAGATCTGATTGCGAGCGGCAACTTCCCAAATTTGGAGATCCGTGCAGAAGCTCCGTTCACAGTTGATCTGGTTTCCATCGCCGTTAACAAAAACGATCATTCGCTGTTGCGTTGGGCCAATCTGTTTGTTTGGGAGCAGCAGAAATCTGGCCGCTATGCAGAGCTTTACAAGCAGTATTTCCGCTCAGATGAAGTGCCTGCACTGACTATTCCGAACACCTACTACTAA
- a CDS encoding NAD(P)/FAD-dependent oxidoreductase yields MTRTIVIGAGIVGLSCAYYLAQAGKTVVIVDPTPEGDKASFGNAAGLAVTECVPAGVPGLLFNMPKLLLDPLGPLFLKPTHVRSMLPWLIEFQRSSSKKRVLEIAPALAALNDRTYADFAPILRDLEYEQHVHNKGCLVLYNDESSFEKDRFSWDLKAQHGVRFERLNSGEVRELEPDIGPRKQFGVLEPDWSHISSPKQLMDRFLNWAKDQNIEFIRETAVTLERTQDRASVQLGNGDLLEGECVVVAAGAWSKSLAASIGDKCLLESERGYNTTFRTPGISLTRELLFAEEMFAVTPIVEGLRVGGAAEFAGLKTPPNFERSHALAKLASKMLPDLQTDNGDQWMGHRSATPDSLPVIGQSPKTPCVHYAFGHGHLGLTQGPTTGRLIADLVLQREPVIDPKPYGIDRFA; encoded by the coding sequence ATGACCAGGACAATTGTTATTGGTGCAGGTATTGTTGGTTTGTCGTGCGCTTATTATTTGGCGCAGGCAGGAAAGACAGTCGTGATTGTAGATCCGACCCCAGAAGGGGACAAAGCATCCTTTGGCAATGCAGCAGGCTTAGCTGTCACAGAATGCGTCCCCGCAGGTGTGCCTGGTCTGCTGTTCAATATGCCTAAGCTTCTGTTGGACCCGCTTGGGCCGTTGTTTTTAAAACCAACGCATGTCCGGTCAATGCTCCCTTGGCTAATTGAGTTCCAGCGCTCCAGTAGCAAAAAGCGTGTTTTGGAAATCGCGCCAGCACTCGCAGCTCTAAATGACCGCACCTATGCAGATTTCGCACCAATTCTACGGGACCTTGAGTACGAGCAGCACGTTCACAACAAAGGATGCCTCGTTCTTTACAACGATGAGAGCTCATTTGAGAAAGATAGGTTTTCCTGGGATTTGAAGGCACAGCATGGCGTGCGGTTTGAAAGGTTGAATTCAGGAGAGGTCCGAGAGTTGGAGCCGGACATTGGTCCAAGAAAACAGTTTGGCGTACTCGAGCCGGATTGGTCTCACATAAGCAGCCCTAAACAGCTGATGGACAGGTTTCTGAACTGGGCGAAAGACCAAAATATTGAGTTTATCCGAGAAACTGCAGTTACACTTGAGCGCACGCAGGACCGTGCATCCGTCCAACTTGGGAATGGTGATTTACTTGAGGGAGAGTGCGTTGTTGTTGCAGCGGGAGCATGGTCAAAATCCCTCGCAGCCAGTATCGGTGACAAGTGTCTTTTGGAATCTGAACGAGGATACAACACCACTTTCAGAACACCTGGCATCTCGCTCACCCGTGAGTTATTGTTTGCCGAAGAGATGTTTGCCGTCACACCCATCGTAGAGGGACTACGCGTTGGTGGAGCTGCTGAGTTTGCAGGATTGAAAACTCCGCCCAACTTTGAACGCTCCCATGCTCTGGCAAAACTGGCCTCGAAGATGCTTCCGGATCTGCAAACCGATAATGGCGATCAATGGATGGGGCACAGGTCAGCGACACCGGACAGTTTGCCAGTGATTGGCCAATCTCCCAAGACACCGTGCGTACACTATGCCTTTGGCCACGGCCATTTGGGACTGACACAGGGCCCTACGACGGGCAGATTGATTGCGGATCTGGTTTTGCAACGAGAGCCTGTGATCGACCCAAAACCATATGGGATTGATAGATTTGCGTAG
- a CDS encoding GntR family transcriptional regulator, producing the protein MELKRSIKRQSVPDALAADIRQRILSGEFQDGDQIRQEQIAEEYEVSRMPVREALRRLEAEGLVAFHAHRGAIVTELSLDEIAEMYDLRELIEVETLRVAIPAMTETHLAAAREILNNLESAYESKDVAAWGALNTQYHVALCASSGRKQSLAFIKQINSQIERYIRLQLKADGAMDKAEDEHRQLLKLIEEKKVDETIELLRKHILDSKEGMLAEVAAHRAA; encoded by the coding sequence ATGGAATTGAAGCGGTCTATTAAACGACAAAGTGTTCCAGATGCTCTTGCTGCTGACATTCGCCAGAGGATCTTAAGCGGTGAGTTTCAGGATGGCGATCAAATTCGCCAAGAGCAAATTGCCGAAGAATATGAGGTCTCACGCATGCCTGTCAGGGAGGCGCTCAGGCGGCTTGAGGCTGAAGGCCTTGTCGCCTTCCATGCTCATCGCGGCGCAATTGTAACTGAGCTCTCGCTTGATGAAATCGCAGAAATGTATGATCTGCGTGAACTTATCGAAGTTGAGACCTTAAGGGTTGCCATTCCGGCTATGACGGAAACGCATCTTGCTGCGGCAAGAGAGATCCTGAATAATCTTGAAAGCGCCTATGAATCCAAAGACGTGGCTGCCTGGGGTGCGTTGAACACCCAGTACCACGTGGCTTTGTGTGCTTCTTCCGGCCGCAAGCAATCTCTGGCGTTCATCAAGCAAATCAATAGCCAGATTGAGCGCTACATCCGCCTTCAGTTAAAAGCTGATGGTGCTATGGATAAGGCTGAAGACGAACACCGCCAGCTCCTGAAGCTGATCGAAGAGAAAAAGGTCGATGAAACAATCGAGCTGCTTCGGAAGCATATTCTCGATTCCAAAGAAGGCATGCTTGCCGAGGTTGCAGCTCATCGCGCAGCCTAA